TGAAGATGTACCATCTTAGTGAAGGTGAGGGATAGAATGTATAGGTAGAGTTTTTGCCTTAAGGTTCAGTGATAGGATTTCAtataagaatttgaaaaaaataaagtgaagataGCTCTTCTTGGAGAACAAGCAAATTCCCAGAgctaaagattgagggcaagaagagaaggggacgacagaggatgagatggttggatggcatcactgactcaatggacatgggtttaggtgaactctgggagttagtgatggacagggaggcctgatgctgcagttcatggggtcacaaagagtcgaacacaactgagcgactgaactgaaacctatTTAAGCTTTGAGTACCTGCCTCAAAACAAGACATTTATCTTAGCATGCATGAAAGGTAGCAAAGAGATTTGATACAGGAGTTGTGATGCTTGGTTGTGGGTCCTCAGTTGCCCAAGGGGCACAGATAAAGTTCAGGGGTCTGTGGATTTAGATGAGGAAAATCacatctttcattttcactaatTTCTAATGGAAACTTAACCttcaattttgaatttaaaatttcacAAAGCATAGCCAAAGAAATAGTCCTGTGGTATTGCACTGAAAGAAATTAGTTATTTCCATATCACATTAAGGTTCTTGCTGATACCCCCAAATACCATTTATGCTCATGGTGAATCTGAAATTATGACAGTAATGTGATCATGAAGAAGCCCATGTATTATATCACAAGtcagttttaaatatttggtaagtATATTTCGATATGATTGGTCTTCTTTGAAATCCTTTGTATTATATTTACAAACTCGAGCATTATTCTGTGGAGTCCCGCAAGCATTGGGGCTACAAGATGAAAGGTTAAGTCTTCGgtaagagcatgggctctggagtcagacagttGAGTCTGACCCCTTTTTCAGCTCCTTTCCAGCAAGGGGACAGTGGGCGGTCTACCTAGCCTTCTTGGTGCCCTTAGGATGAAGGCTATTGTGAGGAATAACTGAAGGAACTATGTAAATATAAAACTGCCTTGCAGGTAGTAAACCCTCAGGAAATGTGAGCCATTTGCAGAAAAGCAATTGTGGGAAAGGAAAACTGTACAGCTTCAGTTGGGGTTTATACACGAGCACAATTTTCCGAGGAAGAGAGAAGTAAAATTTTAGGTCATGAAGAAGTAGGCAGGCTCTGAGACTGgagtaattcattcattcactcattccctcactcattcactcattccctCATTAATtccctcactcattcattcaataaaggtTTCTTGATTGCCCACTACATGCCTCTCAACACTTTCACTAACACTTGTGGGCCTTAAGCAAGTGTAGAAATAGAGCTCACACACCCTACATCATTTAAAGGTGGCAGATCCAGCCAGTGTTAAATGTGTTCTGTTTTCCTACTTCAACAGAGAAATCTTCAgacttaacaaaataaaaaagttattgCTTTTATGTGACAAAGGTGGGGAAAATATCACAGATGACTGGATTTCATTACTATGGATATCAGTGTTCTTTGATGGCCTGGAAATGTTTGAATGGGCCGTAAAGACATATAATTCAAAAATTAGTATACACTTGGtccataaaatttatttttcttgccttcattttcatttgttataGTTGAGATTTTGTGTTTTGATGACAGCTTGTTGActtaaaggattaaaaaatgcaatataatTGTACTTGAAGTATAATGTATGTGtgtaatgtaaaatataaatgtgaggatgaagaatttttaagttaaaatttttttcatgtttgttttaaagttctttttcagacttgcctggtggcacagtggatgggagtctgcctgccaatgcagggtacctgggtttaatccctggtccggTAAGATCTCACACATGGTGGAGCAATTAAGTCCGTGCTCCATAGCTACTAAACCctcgctctagagcccaggagccaaaactactgaagcctatgcaccctagagcctgtgctctgcaacaagaaaagccaccacaaagaTAAGCCTGAACACTGCAATGAAGAATAGCCACTGCTGGTGGGAGTTAGATAAGCCCAagcagagcaatgaagacccagcacagccaaaagtaaatacataagtaaaattttttttaaaagtcatttttcttctaaaagtttcaaAATTATCTATTAAAATAAGATACTtgttgaaagtcaaatatctaaaattgtttaaatatatctaacctttttattttgtgaaattcaattaaattttattaaatacttttataaaaagtaaaaatgtctgGCATTCTGGGATTCAGTGTCCTAGTATATTCCTGTAAGAACCAATATTACAGTTCTCATGCTACTTACTACATAAATGGAGATTTGAGCGATGTGAACCACTTAATATTGCAAAGCCTTCTTCAGATTTCTTGTgcaattacttttcaaaatacatttctttcttttaaaaatatttttaaattaattaattaatttggctgcccaggtcttaattgcagcatgctggatctagttccctgaccagggattgaacccaggccccctgcattgtggccgaggatgagatggttaggtagcatcactgactcagtgaacatgagtttgagcaaactacggagacagtgaaggatagggaagcctggcgtgctgcagttcatggggtttcaaagagtcagacatgacttagtgactgaacgatgAACAACAGCCACAACCCCTGCAtttggagcatggagtcttagccactggaccaccagggaagtcccttgtgcaATTATTTTGAATTCCATGGTAATTCACAAGGACTTCGAGAACCACAAATCGGAACATAAGTCACGTCAAGATCATAGACACTTGGAACTTCTGGgaagttatttgttgttgttgttcagtcactaagttatgtctgactcttagtgactgcatggactgcagcacgccaggcttctctatccttcaccatctcctggagtttgctcaaactcatgtccatagaattggtgatgccatccaaccatctcatcctctgttgtccccttctcctgccttcaatcttttccagcatcagggtcttttccaatgagtcagctctttgtatcaggtggacaacgtattggagtttcagcttcagaatcagtctttccaatgaatattgagggttgatttcctttcagatcaactggtttgacctccttgctgtccaaggaactctcaaaagtcttctccagcaccacagtttgaaagcatcaattcttcggcgctcagccttctttatagtccagctctcacaaacgtacataactactggaaaaatgatagctttgactagatggacctctgtcagcaaagtgatgtctctgctttttatttcacATAATATTCTCGCATAATCTGTTATTATTCAAGAATGTGTTGCAGCATGGGTCTCTGAGAAGGATTTGACAAATTGATTGCCTTTCCCAGTCCTTGTACCTCAGTGGCTCACACTCCCTGAGGTGGGGCtgctcagcacagcacagagacTGTGTCCCCTTGGGTTTTAGGATGGAGAGAAGAGCTGTGGGGAGGTGTTTACCTGGGGCCAGACAGTGTTATCTCCGAGGGTGGTAGAGCCATTGGTACCGTTATGTGTTCCCTGTGCCAGCATGAAGCACCGTGTGTTCATTGTGTGTGTTGGATCTGTGGGGCCCTGCCCTGGACAGAACAGATTTTATGCAACAGTGTGTTTAGCTTGATGTGTTTCTTCTGAGTATCTGGACATATGCAATGCAGGCCTTCATTTGCCCTCTTGTCCTGGGCGCTGCATCGTTGGAGGTGGTCTGAGGTTGGAGGCACAGATCTATGGGTCACTCACAGAGACCTGGCTATCACACAGAGAAAGCGTGAAGAGGGAGGAAAAGCCAGCATATTTGATGGCTGCTGACGTCCCACTTTTCTTTACAATATGTGCTTCCTTCTTTGCTCCACTCTGctttcctcctctgatttcccagtcactttctcttttctatttcctttttagtTGACCCCTTCCCACATGTCAGAACTCCTATTGGCATCACGAGCCTCGACTATCCCTAACAGAGACTGTTCCCTGTGCTGGACGGATAGAtgcttgggggaggggtggggacacTGAACCTTTAAAAAATTCACCTTTGAGTaaataggggcttctctggtagctcagctggtaaagaatctgactgcaatttaggagaccccagtttgatccccgggttgggaagatcccctggcgaagggaacggctacccactccagtattctgaactggagaattccatggactgtatagtctatggggtcataaagtgttggactcgactgaacgactttcactttcactttggagaaATAACAAGTGCAGATAGTGAATAATCTATGGTTGAGATTACTTCTAATATGTGTGCTGGCAGGACAGGAGCATATTTTATAGGAAGCTTATTTTGAGggtctatttctttttctctaagcaTCGTCTTTTATCTTATTTAGAGTAGTTGAACTTCATGCTGTTTAGCCTTAAACTATACTCACTTGAGATATTCAATCTTAGATCCACAACCAATCAAATTAAAATCTCTGCTCTGGCTTAGAATGAGATGTTTACAATATgatgaaacaaatatttttgcTGATGTTGTTAGTGTTGATACTTTGTTGGGGTTATCTCTGATTTAGTTTGGGAAGGCTTTTCAGAAGagatgatttttttgttgttgccttGGACAGTTTAGAaggctaaaataaataaagcaatgtgatatatattttaaggCAAATGAAAATTGTACTAAAAGAGTATTATATCTTTGGCTAGCTTAAACATTATGAGCATCTAGCTAGCAATAGAATTGCTTTAGCTTCCTATTATGATTTTATCAAACAAGAATGCAGTAATGTGAACATTATAAACCTCTTGACACATCTGAATGAAGCCATCTGTGCACAGTCTTCGGTAGAATAATTCTGAAGTGGTTGATTTCGTTTAACTGTAGGCTGGTAAAACTAATCTTGAGAATCTTTTGAGCTCAGTAAAAACTCTTATGTCATTGGCCAAGATTCAAAAAGTGAGCTAATTCCTGTGCTAGGAAACGAAACATAATCACTTTCAGGGGAGGTAATACCTCTGCCCACAGAATATCCAAAATGTAAATTAGCAAGTAGCattgagttaaataaaaatataagtccAGTTAAATGTCAGACTGTTGTGTTAAACCCAGAACCCCACATGTAAATGAGGTTAGGCTGTGACGTTGAAAGTGTTAGGAAATTATCAGCAGTGCAATTTCTACATTGTGATGCTCCTACATTTGGCCAACTCTGCTGAAGTTGGTGGAGGGGCTCCCACAGTTATCACAGGGAGAATGACCCTCAGATGATGCTCAGAATCTAGGAATAAATTCATAGATAGCCCaggcatttttcttcttctctcttgcCACATACCCTGGTTGCTTTACTGATCATTGCTATGGGATACTAGGGAGGGAAATTTTTGTAACAATAAGTCTTATAATCACAGTTACTCCTTTCTTGagaactatgtgccaggcattgaacTAAGCACTTCATATTCactgtttcatttaatcctctctaAATGAAGATGAGGTACAATGTTCCTGTATCTGTGAGGTATGGTTGGAAAAGCTGAGATTTAGGGAggttctcggccttttggctaaggtTAAGTGTAGTGTGGGGGCTTCCtagttggcacagtggtaaagaatctacctgccaacgcaggagacacaggagacgtgggttcgatccatgagtcaggaatatcccttggaggaggaaatggcaacccagtccagtattcttgcctgagaaatcccatggacagaagagcctttcaggctatagtccatggggttgcaaagagtcggacacgactgagtgaacccAAGAAACTTGCCCAAATTTGCATGACCATCAAGATGGCAAAACCTAGATTTGATCCAGATCACGCTGACAAGAAAGCCTGGACTCTTAACCACGTGCTATACTCTACTATTCCCCTTTCATGGGGTGTGGGTGAGGTTGATAAAATTGGGGCATGAgtaacaaatcaaaaccacaatgagatatttgATACCTACTTGGAtggttataataaaaaattttgttgttgttgaaaaagaaaaacccacagaAAACCAAGAAGTGgtagcaaggatatggagaattTGAAACCcttattcattgctggtgggaatgtaaaaggcTGCAGCTGCTGTGGGAAACAGCCTGGTAATCCCTCAAAAAGTGAAACAGGATGACCACAGAATGGAGCAATTCCACACTCAAGAGACCTGAAAACATGTTCATACAAAGCTTTGTACaatgatcttcattgcagcattatttgtaacagtcaaaaagtggaaatgactcaaatgtccatcaacagatgaatggatcaacaaAATGTGGTAAACCTACAGAATGGAATAGTATTAAGCcctgaaaaaggaagggaatacTGATACATGCTGCATCACGGAAGAACCTTGAAAATACTATACTAAGTGAAAGCAGTCCAACACCAAAGATCAGCTTGCATAtgattttatgtataaatatatgtaatgtcCAGAACTGGCAAATTCActgaaacagaaagtagattagtggctaccaagggctgggggaaggaggaTTGAGGAGTGATGCTAATGGATATATACAGACTTTCCTTTTGGACTAACAAAAATGTTCTGAAATGATATactggtgatggctgcacaatatAGTGAATATTCTAAACTCCACTGAAATGTACACTTTTAAACAGGTCTAATTTTTGTACAGTAATTTATGTACAAAgggtgactatatatatatatatatattttttttttttaaaacaacttcagATCAGATCTGGAAAGTCCTTGAATACTGGACTACAGAGTCCAGGTTTTCTTTTGTACACAACAGGGAGCCATGAACATTTCTAAGGAGGTTGATGGCATAATAGGAGTTGTGGAAACAtgtaaggggcttccccggtgtctcagatggtaaagaatccacttgcagtgcgggagacctggatttgatgcCTGATGTTtgtaagatcccctgaaagagggcatatattaagcacacatgcatgcatgctaagtcacttcagtcaggtatgactctttgcgaccctatggaccccaTAgcgagccaggctcctctgttcatggagttctccaggcaaaaacactggagtgggttgccatttccttttccaggggattttcctgacccagggatggaaactgtttGGATCTGAtagaaaaacatttgttttacTGGAAATCACTCTTCCTCTTAGTTGCTCTACGTGCCTTCCTGAGGTCCCCTACCTGGACTCAGTGTTTTAGCATTTTGAAAGCATCTTCCTCCTCTTCgtgctcctcctcctctcctgatcctcttattctttttttttttttttaatttgaaataacgattttctaaaatccttcatgggcttcccaggtgactcagtggtaaagaatccgcctgtcagggtgggagaagtgggtttgattcctgggtcatgaagatcccctggagaagggaatggtaacccactccagtattcttgcctggaaaattccatggacaaaggagtctggcaggctacagtccatgggggcacaaagagtcagatacaacttatcgaccaaacaacaataacaacaaaaaccctcATAGATCACAGCGTCACCCAATGAAGTCACCGGCCACATAAATTCTGTTTCCTTTGTCTCCAGTTCccctccatttctttctccttcttccatCTCACCCATGCAGCAAGGCGCACAGTCAAAAGGAGTGGAGTTTTCCTTGGTTCAACCTGCTGATAATCTGGCCAGACTCATAGCTCCAATGTTCTTATTTGCAtaatgccctcctcctcctcatcatcaTATCAACTCTTAGGGATCATTTGCAGCTTAGTTACTTCTCTGGTGCCTGGATCATCAGCTGCAGTAAATAAATTATAGCTATAGCATCACTAGTACTATAGTGATTAACCCTGTTATTATAGGGTTGAGGGGTAGTAATTGACAGGAATGCTGATCTTTCTTTAGAAGTGGGTTTCTTCCCTCTAATCTCAAATACACtggtggtggtttacttgctaagtcgtgtccgactcttgcaaccccatggactatagccgaccaggctcctctgtccatgggattctccaggcaagaatactggagtgggttgccatttccttctccaggggatcttcccaaaccaggaatcgaacctgggtctcctacattggcaggttctttaccaactgagctacaagggaagctggtTGAGGGCTTCAAATACATTGAGGATGccttaaaagctttggcacagagAACTACTTTCAAGTGACAAAAATCCATTGCCAAAGTcatctgaaacaaacaaacaaaaataccctAACATTAGGGGGCTGCTTTTAGTTTGAATTGCGTTATCAAGTGGGGTCAGACGCTCTAGAGGACTTTAAGGTCAGCAAATACGAATCGAGCTATCATACCTCACAGAGCCGTCTCTGGGGATTTCCCacgaggccccgcccccggctgAGTCACCAAACTCCCCTCTGAGAGTCTCTGACCTGCAGCTCTTCTCAGCTGCAGAATCTCACTGCTCTGAAGATCAAGGAGAAGGGAAGTTCTTCAGCAGCCCTGCAATCTCCAGGTTTGTCCATTTGGGGCAgatggtggggggaggaggggaggaacgGAGTAGGGATGAGGATGGGGTCTTTGTTCCCTTTGTACATTTCTAGACTTTCTTCCCTTCTAATTTCTAATGAATTTCACTCCACAGCCCATTAAATAAAGACCAGGAACCTGGTCTCTAGAGATTGTTGGACTCTAGTTTTATGACTTCAAATCTCAAAATGAACAAATGCATAACTATTAAGAAAAGTGTGATAGTGAGTTCAGCAGGGCACTCTTTCAACATTTTAGCAGTTAGGTGTAATTCCACATATTGTTTGGACAAAGGAATTTTAATAATGAGGTGTCCTCTCATGGAGTTGAACTGTCGGATTCTCTTTTTAAGGACTGTTATTTCAGGGACAGTACGCCACTGCTGTTGTTGAAATCTAGATGCTAATGCTAAATAACTATGAAAGTCCCCAAAAGTTCTTGCTCTTGTTGTTTCTGCATTTTGGCAAAGCATGTTGGAAACTGCACTCATAGACTTTGGCAAATCTGCACAAAGCTGTGTATTTAGTCATGCAGGTCTTATCATAGAAGTTTCTATGAATTCGCTACATTTTCTATGGCATTCCGTCATTAATTGCTCTTGAAAACCCTTGAGTTGTGATCTTATAGAAATGCACAGGTAATAAGTAGGTGAACTGTTGATAATTATGAAAGGAGAAACCACCTCATCCTTGAAAATTTTTACCTTCTGCAGAGTGGGTATTTGTGAAACCAGATACTTTGATTAAAATTCTGTTGGCCTCTGCTTGGCTAATCTATGCAAGATTTCATCATGGGAAATGGCTATTACAACATAGTGGCTACTGTGCTATTGGTCATGAATCTTGAGAGGACACGATCACTGCAGGATTTCTGTAACTGTTCAGCAGGTAAGAACCAAATTATCACGTGTGCTTGATCTGTTGAAAACATGGTTCGGTTAGTCTGGTAGTCAGAGCTAATGAGTTCTGTTTTaatgatcctttaaaaaaattaaactatagttgatttataatattgcattagtttcagtgtgttagctgctcagtcatgtctgattctttttgacctcatagactgtagtcggccaggctcctctgtccatgaaattctctaggcaagaatacagagtgggtagctattcccttctccaggggaatcttccatgattcacacacacatatatgtatatctgtgcttgtttatgctaagttgcttcagtcatgtccaactctttgtgaccccatggactgtagcccatcaggctcctctgtccatgggattctctaggcaagaacactggagtgggttgacatgccctcctccaggggatctttatatatatatacatatatatgtatatgtatatatacacacacacacatatacatatacatattgcagtgtatctattaatcccatacttctaatttatccctcccttccaTTAatatcttttattcattcatttacaaatatttcttggATGCTGCATCTTAGCTGTGTGAACATAGCCTTGTCACTTAACCTCTTGTGCCTCAGCTTTGTCATGTGGGGGTGATATGAGGACCTATCATAGGATTGATTGCTGGAAGGACTATATGATGGGCTTAGATCAGTGCACGGTACAGGAAAAGACCTCAACAAATAGCTTGGTGTATGAGGACAAGTGCAGCAAGGAATAAGCAAGTGGATTAACAGAGTGGGAAAAGGCAGATACATTTAAATGTTAGTGTGCCAATAAAGGACATTGATCTCCCCCTTAATCCAGTCATACTGGTCTCCCAGATCAATCAAGAGAAACTCTGTTTTATTCAATAgataaagaaaactattttttttctgttgatttgTTTGTAGCTATATCTATACTTTGCTATTTTTAATTCTATGATTACACTTAGGGCAACCTtgcaaatggatttttttttttttggctgtactgtgtcttcactgctgtgtgggcttttctctagttgtgataagTGGggtctcctctctagttgcggtgcacagtcttctcattgtagtggcttctctttttgcagagcatgagctctagcgTGCTTGGGCTGcagcagttgtggctcgtgggccctagagcacaggctcaacagttgtgacgcacaggcttaattgctcccaggcatgcgggatcttcccggatcagggatcaaacccatatctcctgcattggatggtggattctttaccactaagccaccagggaagccccaaatggaTAATTTAAAACAGTGGATCaacaaataaagtctgttgctATGTTACAACATAGAAATCGAATCTTTATTTCGTATTCTGGTTTTCTTGTGAACCTCATAATACTTCAGGTGATGACTGTCCATTGAAAAACATGAACAGCTCTTATCTTCCCTTTTTAGGTACTTTCTGTGGGAAAAACAGTCAGGAGTCTTGCATTTCTTGTCCTTTAAATAGTTTCTCCAGCACAAGTGGACAGAAGTCCTGTGACATATGCAGAAAGTGTGAAggtatgatttaaaaaatgtagtcTTTATGCCGATATGTGTTGGGAAGACAAGTTTTTATTCCCTAGTGTACTGATCTTGTTTGAAAGTCTGAAGTGTAAGGTCAACTGATTCCTCTGTCAATAGGCAGGGTCCAGTAAAATAATTTACTGTAACAGCCAACACTGGTGGATTGAGCTTTTTAAATATTAGAGGAAACATTCATTGGAcaagagagaatttttttaatagaagaatgTAAAATGTCTTCTTTAGTTATTTAAAAGTGAGCTTTGTACTCTGAGGTCcttgtttgttcagttgctacgtcTAGACCAACTCTTATATgacccgtagactgtagcccaccaggctcctctgtccatgagatttcccagacaagaatactggagtgggttgcaatttccttttccaagggatcttcccaatccagggactgaacccgagtctcctgcattgcaggatgattctttaccactgagccaccaggaaagcccctgaggTCATGAAGGAATGTTATAAGTAGAACGAGCATAGTTTTTATTGCAGAACATGAATTTGCTTCCTGTATTTGAAGGTCAAGGGTCGGTGTAACCCTGACGGACTTTGTAGGTATTTTCAGGATCAAGAAGCCGTGTTcccccaccagcaatgcagagTGTGAATGCATTTCGGGATTCCACTGCCAAGGGGTAGGATGTACCATGTGTGAAAAGGACTGTAAACAAGGTCAAGAGTTAACAAATGAGGGTAAGTTTCCTCTTGTAGGGTGCGTATTTATTATCTAGACTTACATCATTAGCTTAGTTCATggtcctttgattataaaacagaTTTGTAGAACCTTTAAGTAATAAATAATGAACTGTGGAGTCACATATCTGATATTTGCAAAATTACTTTTCAGCCCATGGAAATAACTTGAGATGACAACATTTTTCACCAGAACCATGCTTTTTCCTGCATATACAATACTCTACATATAGTTAGAATAAAACCTTTAGTCCTATTAGGGTTTCATTTCAAGAAAAACTGTTCAACAATCTGTGTAGATTGTATTAAGCTAATAACTTTATTATAGGGTTATAGTTATCATATACTGTTCAAGAAGAATTGTTTATCACTAATGAAATTCAGGAAGAATTGTTGGATAATCAGCACAGATCATATTAAATTAATGACTTTATTGTTATGAGATCATGTTCATCTCAGGGAaagtttaaaatgataaaaatgcttccttttattattcctttaatttttataaaaggttGTAAAGACTGCTCCTTTGGGACATTTAATGATCGGGAACATGGCATCTGTCGACCTTGGACAGAgtatgtatcatttcttttttgcttacaAAGTAAAGTGTCTGGGTTAACTTTTctaactgatgcttttaaaatttttaattaattaattattttaattggaggataattgctttacaacgtgttgttttctgccatgcatcaacatgaatcagccataggtatgcatatgttccctccctcttgaacttcccttccACTCACTGATGATTTTTTAAACCTGTCAAGTGTAAATATAGAGTAAC
The genomic region above belongs to Cervus elaphus chromosome 14, mCerEla1.1, whole genome shotgun sequence and contains:
- the TNFRSF9 gene encoding tumor necrosis factor receptor superfamily member 9; protein product: MQDFIMGNGYYNIVATVLLVMNLERTRSLQDFCNCSAGTFCGKNSQESCISCPLNSFSSTSGQKSCDICRKCEGIFRIKKPCSPTSNAECECISGFHCQGVGCTMCEKDCKQGQELTNEGCKDCSFGTFNDREHGICRPWTDCSLNGKAVLVNGTKESDVVCGPLSPDFSPDASSTIVPAPGREPGLTSKIIIFFLALISAAMLCLASFVILRFSVVKQGRKKLLYIFKQPFMRPVQTAQEEDACSCRFPEEEEGECEL